The following coding sequences are from one Acidobacteriota bacterium window:
- a CDS encoding XRE family transcriptional regulator yields the protein MRKLAGKTQADVARATAVAQGELSRLERRQDHRVSTLRKYVEALGGELQIVAQFGNRSVRLKGV from the coding sequence GTGCGCAAACTTGCGGGGAAGACGCAGGCCGATGTGGCGAGAGCCACAGCGGTAGCGCAGGGCGAACTGTCCAGGCTCGAACGGCGTCAGGATCATCGTGTGTCGACGCTCCGGAAGTACGTCGAAGCCCTCGGCGGGGAATTGCAGATCGTGGCGCAGTTCGGAAACCGGAGCGTTCGGCTGAAGGGCGTGTAG
- a CDS encoding DUF433 domain-containing protein, with the protein MSTPLRNFEAQLAALSPTEKVQALRMLALQVADVWPGIERNPGVAGGSACIVRTRIPVWTLERYRQLGWREAQLLESFPALRAVDLVGAWAYVEAHRDEVEQDITSNEAA; encoded by the coding sequence TTGAGGAATTTCGAAGCCCAGCTGGCAGCGCTCAGTCCGACTGAGAAGGTTCAAGCGCTCAGGATGCTAGCGCTTCAGGTCGCCGACGTCTGGCCCGGAATTGAGCGTAATCCAGGCGTAGCCGGGGGCTCGGCGTGCATCGTGCGCACCAGGATTCCCGTCTGGACTCTTGAACGTTACCGACAACTTGGCTGGAGAGAGGCGCAATTGCTCGAGAGTTTTCCAGCGCTGCGCGCCGTAGATCTGGTCGGGGCTTGGGCGTACGTGGAGGCCCATCGAGACGAGGTTGAGCAGGACATCACCAGCAACGAGGCGGCTTGA